The genomic interval GGCGACAGCGTCGCGGCGGTCAGTGCGTAGAACGTCCCGTACAGTGCCAGGGAGGCCCAGCCCAGCAGGTTCATATGCGCATGGACCGGCGCCAGCGTGAACTCCTCCTTGGCGCCCATATATTCGCCGAGCACCATTCCGCTGAGCAGCAGAAGAATGGCGACGGTGAAGAAAGCGGCTGAAACGCGCGGCATCGAATCCCCCCAAGGATGCGGTCGCGCCTGTTTATCCGAAGAGCAAAGTCGGGTGAAGCCTCAGCCGAACACATCCTTGAACGCATCGCGCATCGCGACGTCGACGTCGGCCATCGTCGCGAGAATGCCCAGGTCGTGCAGGCTGGTCACGCCGTGCTCGCTGATGCCGCAGGGCACGATGCCGGAGAAATGCGTCAGGTCGGGATCGACGTTCAGGCTCACGCCGTGGAACGTCACCCAGCGCCGCACCCTGACGCCGATGGCGGCGATCTTGTCCTCGCGGGCCCCGCGCGCGACCCAGATGCCGACGCGCCCCTCGCGCCGCTCGCCCTTCACATTGAAGGCGGCCAGCGTGCGGATCAGCCACGCTTCGAGATCGTGCACGAAGGCGCGCACGTCCGAGCCGCGCCGCTTCAGGTCGAGCATGACATAGCCGACGCGCTGCCCCGGCCCGTGATAGGTGAACTGCCCGCCGCGCCCGGTCTTGAACACCGGAAAGCGCGCATCGAGCAGGTCGGCGTCCTTCGCGCTGGTGCCGGCGGTGTAGATCGCCGGATGCTCGACCAGCCAGACCAGTTCGGGCCGCGTGCCGGCCGCGATCGCCGCCGCGCGTTCCTCCATGAACGCTACGGCCTCGGGGTAGGGCGTCAGGCCGGGCGCGATCCGCCATTCGACCGCGGACCGCGTTAACGCCTCCGAAACCATGTTCGCCGGAGACTGTGTGCCGTCATCCATGGGCTCTTTCATGTCCTCCAATATCTCCGGCGTCAAAGTCGAAATCTCGGTGGTGCTCGGCAGCTCCACGATTCCGATGCATCAGCTCCTGCGCATGGGCCGCGGCGCGGTGATCGAACTCGACTCCAAGCAGGACGATCCGGTGCTGATCCTGGCCAATGACAAGCCGGTGGCGAAGGGCGAGATCATCATCCATGGCGACAAGATAGGCGTCTCGATCACGGATATCCTGAAGGGATATCAGTAATTCCACCCAAATTCGTGTAATTCATAGCATTCCCCACCCCGTTCTTGCATTTTAGGCGGGTCATGCGTACCTCTGCTGTACAACCGGCCCGGTGGCCGGGCGGAGGCCGCTTTGCTCCCCATTCTGCTCAATCCTCAGACGGTCCGCGTCGGCCTTGCCGGCGCCGGTGAGGGCTATGTCCGCCGTGCCGCGCTCCTGGCCGAAGCCGCGGTCGAGGCCATCCCGGTAAGCCTCTCCGGCGCGCTGCCGCGTCTCAACATCCTGTTCATCGCCGGGCTCGACCGCGACGCCGCCGAGGTTATGGCCGCGGAGGCCCGCGCCATGGGCATCCTCGTCAATGTCGAGGACGTGCCGGGGCTCTGCGATTTCCACGTCCCCGCCATCGTTCGGCGCGGCGACCTCGTCCTCACCGCCTCGACCGGCGGCCAGGCGCCCGGCCTCGCGCGCCGGCTCCGCGAATGGCTGGAAAGCCATTTCGGCCCCGAATGGGAGGCCCATCTGGCCGATGTCGGCTCCGCCCGCGCAGTCTGGCGGGCCAGCGGCCTCGCGCCGGACGAAGTCTCCCGCCGCACCCGCGCGCTGGTGTCGGAGAAGGGCTGGCTCTCGTGAGCGCCGCCGTCACCGTGATCGACCGTTCGCGCGGCACCGCGCCGCGCGCCTTCGACAGGGCAGGGGCGGGCACGCCCGACCCGCTGATCCTCGCCAAGCTCGGCCAGCTTCAGGACGCCTCGCGCGGCCGGGACGCGCACGGCATCCTCGAATTGGCGCTGGGCGGCGAGTTCAAGGGCAAGAGCGCCGTCGTCTCGTCCTTCGGCGCGGAGTCCGCGGTGCTGCTGCACCTGGTGGCCGAGATCGATCCGGCGACGCCGATCCTCTTCCTCAACACCGGCAAGCTGTTCGGCGAGACGCTGCGCTATCGCGACCGCCTGCAGGACGTGCTCGGCCTCGGCGACATCCGCTCGCTGGCGCCCAATCCCGCCGACCGCGCCAAATTCGATGCCGAGGGCACGCTGTGGTCGAAGGACACGGATGCCTGCTGCAATTTCCGCAAAGTCATCCCGCTCAAGCGCGCGCTCGAGCCCTTCGCGGCGCAGATCACCGGCCGCAAGCGCTTCCAGACCAAGGAACGCGCGGAGATGCAGGCGGTGGAGTTCTTCGAGGGCCGCTTCCGCTTCAACCCGCTGGCCGACTGGTCGCTCGCCGACCTGGAGGCCTACACGGTCCGCCACGACCTGCCGCGCCATCCGCTGGTGGAGGACGGCTATCCCTCGATCGGCTGCATGCCCTGCACGCGGCGCATCCAGGCCGGCGAGAGCTATCGCGACGGCCGCTGGTCCGGCCTCGACAAGGACGAATGCGGGATCCACATCGGCGTGGACGGCGAGGGCATTTGAGGCAAGGTTGCCTCTGTTAAAGTCGGTTTGAACCGTCATTCCCGCGGAAGCGGGAATCCAGTTTTG from Rhizomicrobium sp. carries:
- the lipB gene encoding lipoyl(octanoyl) transferase LipB, which encodes MDDGTQSPANMVSEALTRSAVEWRIAPGLTPYPEAVAFMEERAAAIAAGTRPELVWLVEHPAIYTAGTSAKDADLLDARFPVFKTGRGGQFTYHGPGQRVGYVMLDLKRRGSDVRAFVHDLEAWLIRTLAAFNVKGERREGRVGIWVARGAREDKIAAIGVRVRRWVTFHGVSLNVDPDLTHFSGIVPCGISEHGVTSLHDLGILATMADVDVAMRDAFKDVFG
- a CDS encoding FliM/FliN family flagellar motor switch protein; protein product: MSSNISGVKVEISVVLGSSTIPMHQLLRMGRGAVIELDSKQDDPVLILANDKPVAKGEIIIHGDKIGVSITDILKGYQ
- a CDS encoding NAD(P)-dependent oxidoreductase, which codes for MLPILLNPQTVRVGLAGAGEGYVRRAALLAEAAVEAIPVSLSGALPRLNILFIAGLDRDAAEVMAAEARAMGILVNVEDVPGLCDFHVPAIVRRGDLVLTASTGGQAPGLARRLREWLESHFGPEWEAHLADVGSARAVWRASGLAPDEVSRRTRALVSEKGWLS
- a CDS encoding phosphoadenylyl-sulfate reductase, with the protein product MSAAVTVIDRSRGTAPRAFDRAGAGTPDPLILAKLGQLQDASRGRDAHGILELALGGEFKGKSAVVSSFGAESAVLLHLVAEIDPATPILFLNTGKLFGETLRYRDRLQDVLGLGDIRSLAPNPADRAKFDAEGTLWSKDTDACCNFRKVIPLKRALEPFAAQITGRKRFQTKERAEMQAVEFFEGRFRFNPLADWSLADLEAYTVRHDLPRHPLVEDGYPSIGCMPCTRRIQAGESYRDGRWSGLDKDECGIHIGVDGEGI